From Pseudomonas sp. stari2, a single genomic window includes:
- a CDS encoding pilus assembly protein has product MRSIERRSGWWAGLMGLLLGLYLAAPAYAFTPSDSPLLSAAAVPPNVMLLIDDSGSMNSIIYAAGFDPTVTRTPARQCNAVLGLCLSSTAITGDPVFLSSLPTSGCSGGAYAFYNNSLTPLCLKLPDPVGGGNTRYYGDYIAYVVGLAINNGTRDFTTGAIPNDYRINVARNVSTALVSSNRNLRIGLSTFNPATNNNPGNGGYIARSISDLAPVSGSVTQAQADSNYNALISAISGLSAVANTPLAETYYEITRYMRGMAPYYNNTPNTYTSPIQYRCQKNYGVVITDGLPTYDRTFPTNDPLGGSRLPNWDGINNDGNNLNGDNEGDTLYLDDIAKFAFDIDMRSTGTDAAGKSWNAVDFPKQNMNTYTVGFTADNDMLSDASAYGQGRYYQATDSAGLNTALSAALSDITSKAGSGGSGVTSGTTLASGSSYFQTSYDPRDWRGTIKSFGFTSAGTVNTSTVLWTTDTAIVPGAATPTYQSWNSANNAAVTLAYGNFSATQQTSLSQSLPTGISGSDLVEWSKGTNKTGLKVRSVLLGDIINSPLVLASPSDKTASDLSGDTTYTSYLTTKAANMNANLVVNGNDGFVSVINPANGTRRYAYMPSSVLPSLRLIADPNYINGVSHKFLVDGQVGVYDAQFGTAWKTLAIGGTGAGGKTFYALQLFDASAGNILNALWEVSAPATANTANAFNDLGYAYARPEVARLADGRWAAFIANGYGSNSGVAALYVLDVRDGSLIKKIVIDSTETTNGLSSVKLKVNSQNVVQAAYGGDLKGRLWKFDLSATTTDSWGMAFSGKPLFTTVGGATQPITAQPLLADNSLGGKQIFVGTGKFNETSDKTNKDLQAFYSVWDADGGTGQLTVSSLQAQAITGVFSGSSGQFITTTQNDTTYPAEKGWYLPLVYNNVLTGERVINQASLVLGRIVFTTASVDTTDPCSSFGTGKLVELDAFSGKMLNYAVLDTNADGVVDTNDTISSGVVFSGGIPTLNAIVNGATRKIVNDSSGGITTLVEKSGGGSRRIIWRQIQ; this is encoded by the coding sequence ATGCGAAGTATTGAGCGGCGTTCTGGTTGGTGGGCCGGGCTCATGGGGCTGTTATTGGGCCTGTATCTGGCGGCGCCGGCGTATGCCTTCACCCCGTCTGACTCGCCACTGTTGAGCGCGGCGGCTGTACCGCCGAATGTCATGCTGTTGATCGATGATTCGGGAAGCATGAACAGCATCATTTACGCCGCCGGGTTTGATCCGACGGTGACCCGAACGCCGGCCCGACAGTGCAACGCGGTGCTTGGTTTGTGCCTGTCTTCGACGGCTATCACCGGTGACCCGGTGTTTCTGTCGAGCCTGCCGACCTCCGGCTGTTCCGGCGGTGCCTATGCGTTCTACAACAACAGCCTGACGCCGTTGTGTCTGAAACTGCCGGACCCCGTAGGCGGCGGAAACACCCGTTACTACGGGGATTACATCGCCTACGTGGTCGGCCTTGCCATCAATAACGGCACCCGCGACTTCACCACCGGGGCCATTCCCAACGACTACCGGATCAACGTGGCGCGCAACGTATCCACGGCGCTGGTGAGCAGCAACCGCAACCTGCGCATAGGCCTGTCGACATTCAACCCGGCCACCAACAACAACCCGGGCAATGGCGGGTATATCGCCCGCTCCATCAGTGACCTGGCGCCGGTCAGCGGCAGCGTGACTCAAGCCCAGGCCGACAGTAACTACAACGCACTGATTTCGGCGATCAGCGGCTTGAGCGCCGTGGCCAATACGCCATTGGCGGAAACCTATTATGAAATCACCCGCTACATGCGCGGAATGGCACCGTATTACAACAACACGCCAAACACCTACACCAGCCCGATCCAGTACCGCTGCCAGAAAAACTACGGGGTGGTGATTACCGACGGCCTGCCGACCTACGACCGCACGTTCCCTACCAACGACCCGCTGGGCGGCAGCCGATTGCCGAACTGGGACGGCATCAACAATGACGGCAACAACCTCAACGGTGACAACGAGGGCGATACGCTGTACCTGGACGACATCGCCAAATTTGCCTTCGACATCGACATGCGTTCGACCGGCACCGATGCGGCTGGCAAGAGCTGGAACGCGGTGGATTTCCCCAAGCAGAACATGAACACCTATACCGTCGGCTTCACCGCCGATAACGATATGCTGTCGGACGCGTCGGCGTATGGACAGGGCAGGTATTACCAGGCCACCGACAGCGCCGGCCTCAACACAGCATTGTCGGCGGCACTGAGTGACATCACTTCCAAGGCGGGCTCCGGCGGTAGCGGTGTCACCAGCGGCACCACGCTGGCGAGCGGCAGCAGTTATTTTCAGACCAGTTACGATCCCAGGGACTGGCGCGGCACCATCAAATCATTCGGATTTACCTCGGCCGGGACGGTGAATACCTCAACGGTGCTATGGACAACCGACACGGCCATCGTTCCCGGCGCTGCAACGCCGACCTACCAATCATGGAATAGCGCGAACAACGCGGCAGTCACCCTGGCCTACGGCAACTTTTCGGCAACCCAGCAGACTTCGCTCAGCCAGAGCCTGCCCACCGGCATCAGTGGCAGCGATCTGGTGGAATGGAGCAAAGGTACCAACAAGACCGGGCTCAAGGTGCGCAGCGTGCTGCTGGGCGACATCATCAACTCGCCGCTGGTGCTGGCCTCGCCCTCCGACAAGACCGCCTCCGACCTGTCGGGCGACACCACCTACACCAGCTACCTGACCACCAAGGCTGCGAACATGAATGCCAACCTGGTGGTGAACGGCAACGACGGTTTCGTCAGCGTCATTAACCCGGCCAACGGCACCCGGCGTTACGCCTACATGCCGTCGAGCGTGCTGCCGTCGTTGCGATTGATCGCCGACCCCAACTACATCAACGGCGTCAGCCACAAATTTCTGGTGGACGGGCAGGTCGGTGTCTATGACGCACAGTTCGGCACAGCCTGGAAAACCCTGGCCATCGGCGGCACCGGGGCCGGTGGCAAGACGTTCTATGCATTGCAGTTGTTCGACGCCTCGGCGGGGAACATTCTCAATGCGCTGTGGGAAGTGAGTGCACCGGCCACTGCCAACACTGCGAACGCGTTCAATGATCTGGGTTATGCCTACGCCCGTCCGGAAGTGGCACGCTTGGCCGATGGGCGCTGGGCGGCTTTCATCGCCAATGGCTACGGCAGCAACTCGGGGGTAGCGGCGTTGTATGTGCTGGATGTGCGCGACGGTTCGCTGATCAAGAAAATCGTCATCGACAGTACCGAAACCACCAACGGACTGTCGTCGGTGAAGCTCAAGGTCAATTCGCAGAACGTGGTGCAGGCTGCGTACGGCGGGGATTTGAAGGGACGCCTGTGGAAATTCGACCTGAGCGCGACCACGACCGACAGCTGGGGCATGGCGTTTTCCGGCAAGCCGCTGTTCACGACGGTGGGCGGCGCGACTCAACCGATCACCGCGCAACCGCTGCTGGCGGATAATTCATTGGGGGGCAAACAGATTTTCGTCGGTACCGGCAAATTCAACGAAACCTCCGACAAGACCAACAAGGATCTGCAGGCGTTCTATTCGGTGTGGGATGCCGATGGCGGCACGGGGCAACTGACGGTCAGCAGTTTGCAGGCCCAGGCCATAACGGGCGTGTTCTCGGGCAGTTCAGGGCAATTCATTACCACGACTCAGAACGACACCACTTATCCTGCGGAGAAGGGCTGGTATCTGCCGCTGGTGTACAACAACGTATTGACCGGCGAGCGGGTAATCAATCAGGCCAGTCTGGTGCTGGGGCGCATCGTGTTCACCACGGCCAGTGTCGATACCACCGACCCGTGCTCCAGCTTCGGTACCGGCAAACTGGTCGAACTCGATGCGTTCAGCGGTAAGATGCTCAACTATGCGGTGCTCGACACCAACGCCGACGGCGTGGTCGACACCAATGACACGATTTCCAGCGGCGTGGTGTTCAGCGGCGGCATTCCGACCCTGAACGCCATCGTCAACGGCGCAACGCGCAAGATCGTGAACGATTCCAGTGGCGGTATCACCACCCTGGTGGAAAAGTCCGGCGGCGGCAGCCGTCGTATCATATGGCGACAAATACAGTAA
- a CDS encoding type IV pilin protein: protein MRRSIRGFTLIEIMIVIAIIGIIITIAAPSYTEYLKKGRRAEVVSLLSEQAQTLERFYTRNNVYTGVTGLSTGNDFYTITPTIADQTYLLTATRKAGTTMAGDKCGDFTLTNTGVRSMINATAGLATKDCWGR from the coding sequence ATGCGCAGATCCATCCGAGGATTCACCCTGATCGAAATCATGATTGTGATTGCGATTATCGGGATCATCATCACCATTGCCGCACCGAGCTATACCGAATACCTGAAAAAGGGCCGCCGCGCCGAAGTGGTATCGCTGCTGTCGGAGCAGGCGCAGACTCTCGAGCGCTTCTACACCCGCAACAATGTTTACACCGGTGTCACCGGACTCAGCACGGGCAATGATTTCTACACCATCACCCCGACCATCGCTGACCAGACTTACCTGCTGACCGCGACCCGCAAGGCCGGCACGACCATGGCCGGCGACAAGTGCGGGGACTTCACCCTCACCAACACCGGTGTGCGCAGCATGATCAACGCGACTGCCGGGCTTGCCACCAAGGATTGCTGGGGCCGCTGA
- a CDS encoding PilX N-terminal domain-containing pilus assembly protein: MNISLHQRRSQRGMVLLVSLVFLLLLTMIGLSSMQSANLQEKMAGSVSLRNQSFQTAEAVLRIGESAVQLDSYSLAVCASTTQCAPPAESSVVSAAGLNSTSGVTWIAAGNGFYGVQNIGTTLTAVNVPSNTSATLYRVTAVGIVGSSRSVVESVYAKY, encoded by the coding sequence ATGAATATTTCTCTTCATCAGCGACGAAGCCAGCGCGGCATGGTGTTGCTGGTCAGCCTGGTATTTCTGTTGCTGCTGACCATGATCGGTCTCTCCTCGATGCAAAGCGCCAACCTGCAGGAAAAAATGGCCGGCAGCGTGAGCCTGCGCAACCAGTCGTTCCAGACTGCCGAGGCGGTGCTGCGTATCGGCGAGAGCGCAGTGCAACTGGACAGTTATTCGCTGGCTGTGTGTGCCAGCACCACGCAATGCGCACCGCCGGCAGAGTCATCGGTGGTCAGCGCGGCGGGACTCAATTCCACGTCGGGTGTTACCTGGATTGCCGCCGGTAACGGTTTCTACGGGGTGCAGAACATTGGCACCACCCTGACGGCGGTGAACGTACCGAGCAATACCTCGGCGACGCTGTACCGGGTCACGGCCGTCGGTATCGTCGGCAGCTCACGCAGTGTGGTGGAGAGCGTCTATGCGAAGTATTGA
- the thiO gene encoding glycine oxidase ThiO — translation MTRQQQVVIVGGGVIGLLTAYNLASEVRSVVLLDRSNLGQESSWAGGGIVSPLYPWRYSPAVTALAHWSQDFYPQLGERLFADTGVDPEVHTTGLYWLDLDDEAEALAWAERENRPLRAVDISAAHDAVPVLGGGFSRAIYMADVANVRNPRLVKSLKAALQALPNVTIHEQCEVSGFVREGEKVVGVQTSKGVINGDQVVLTAGAWSGELLKTLNLSLPVEPVKGQMILYKCAANFLPSMVLAKGRYAIPRRDGHILIGSTLEHEGFDKTPTENALESLKASAVELLPALADAEVVGHWAGLRPGSPEGIPYIGRVPGFDGLWLNCGHYRNGLVLAPASCQLFADVMLGRAPIIDPAPYAPAGRI, via the coding sequence ATGACCAGGCAACAGCAAGTGGTGATTGTCGGTGGCGGGGTGATTGGCCTGCTGACCGCGTACAACCTCGCCTCCGAGGTGCGCAGCGTGGTGCTGCTGGATCGCTCGAACCTTGGCCAGGAATCGTCCTGGGCCGGTGGCGGCATCGTTTCTCCGTTGTATCCGTGGCGCTATAGCCCGGCCGTCACGGCGCTGGCGCACTGGTCGCAGGACTTTTATCCACAGCTGGGTGAGCGATTGTTTGCCGACACCGGCGTCGATCCTGAAGTCCATACCACCGGCCTGTACTGGCTGGATCTGGACGACGAAGCCGAAGCGCTGGCCTGGGCCGAGCGGGAAAACCGTCCGCTGCGGGCTGTGGATATCTCTGCGGCCCATGATGCGGTGCCGGTACTCGGCGGCGGTTTCTCCCGGGCGATCTACATGGCCGACGTGGCCAACGTACGCAACCCGAGGCTGGTGAAGTCGCTGAAAGCCGCGTTGCAGGCATTGCCGAACGTGACGATTCACGAGCAGTGCGAGGTCAGCGGGTTTGTCCGGGAGGGCGAGAAGGTTGTCGGTGTGCAAACCTCGAAAGGCGTGATCAACGGCGATCAGGTGGTGCTGACGGCGGGGGCGTGGAGCGGCGAGCTGCTCAAGACGCTGAATCTGTCGCTGCCGGTGGAGCCGGTCAAAGGCCAGATGATTCTCTACAAGTGCGCGGCGAACTTCCTGCCAAGCATGGTGCTGGCCAAGGGGCGTTATGCAATTCCGCGTCGCGACGGGCACATCCTGATCGGTAGTACGCTGGAGCATGAAGGTTTCGACAAGACCCCGACCGAAAATGCTCTGGAAAGCCTGAAAGCGTCGGCCGTGGAGTTGCTGCCAGCGCTGGCTGATGCCGAAGTGGTGGGACACTGGGCCGGGTTGCGTCCCGGCTCGCCGGAGGGCATTCCCTATATCGGCCGGGTGCCAGGCTTCGATGGTTTGTGGCTCAACTGCGGGCATTACCGCAACGGACTGGTGCTGGCACCTGCCTCCTGTCAGCTGTTTGCCGATGTGATGCTGGGGCGGGCGCCGATCATCGATCCGGCGCCGTATGCTCCGGCCGGGCGTATTTAA